Part of the Streptomyces sp. NBC_01460 genome, GGAACGTACGCGGTGCCCGCCCACCCCTCCTCAACCAGGAGTGGCCACCCTCAACTGATGAAGACTTAAGGGGTCAACACAATGGCAGCGGAGATCGTCAATCCTCGCAGCGACAGCAAGACGCACGGCACGGCCGGGCCCATCGGTGCGGACGAGCCTTTCGATCCGGCCTTCGCCCTCCACCGCGGCGGGAAGATGGCCGTGCAGGCCACCGTCCCGATCCGCGACAAGGACGACCTGTCCCTCGCGTACACCCCCGGCGTGGCGAAGGTGTGCAGCGCCATCGCCGAGAATCCCGAGCTCGTCCACGACTACACCTGGAAGTCGCAGGTCGTGGCCGTCGTCACGGACGGCACCGCCGTCCTGGGCCTGGGGGACATCGGCCCCGAGGCCTCCCTCCCGGTGATGGAGGGCAAGGCGATCCTCTTCAAGCAGTTCGGCGGGGTCGACGCGGTGCCGATCGCACTCGCCACGACCGACGCGGACGAGATCGTCGACACCGTCGTCCGCCTCGCGCCGTCCTTCGGCGGGGTCAACCTGGAGGACATCTCGGCGCCGCGGTGCTTCGAGATCGAGCGCAAGCTCCAGGAACGTCTCGACATCCCGGTCTTCCACGACGACCAGCACGGCACCGCCGTGGTGACCCTCGCGGCCCTGCGCAACGCGGCGAAGCTGTCCGGCCGCACGCTCGGTGATCTGCGCGCCGTCATCTCCGGCGCCGGCGCGGCCGGTGTGGCCATCGCCAAGTTCCTGCTGGAGGCCGGCATCGGTGACGTCGCCGTCGCCGACCGCAAGGGCATCGTCAGCGGCGACCGCGACGACCTCACGGACGTCAAGCGCGAGCTGGCGGAGATCACGAACCGGGCCGGCATCACCGGCCCGCTGGAGACGGCGCTGGCCGGCGCCGACGTCTTCATCGGCGTCTCCGGCGGCACGGTCCCCGAGCCGGCCGTGGCCTCGATGGCACCCGGCGCGTTCGTGTTCGCCATGGCCAACCCGAACCCCGAGGTCCACCCCGACGTCGCGCACAAGTACGCGGCCGTGGTGGCGACCGGGCGGTCGGACTACCCCAACCAGATCAACAACGTGCTGGCGTTCCCCGGGATCTTCGCGGGCGCGCTGCAGGTGCGGGCCTCCCGGATCACCGAGGGCATGAAGATCGCCGCGGCGAACGCGCTCGCGGACGTCGTCGGGGACGAACTGGCCGCGGACTACGTGATCCCGTCGCCGTTCGACGAGCGGGTCGCTCCCGCCGTCACCGCCGCGGTGGCCGCCGCCGCCCGCGCCGAGGGCGTCGCACGGCGCTGACCCCGTGCAGGGGGAGGGGCGCCCATCGCAGGACCGGGCGCCCCTCCACCGCGGGACCGTCACGGGTTCGCGGGGGCCCGCCCCTCATCGGGTGAATGCTTCACCCCGGCCCGTCGGCCGCTCCGGACCCCGTCCGGTGGCCGGCGGGCCGGTCCGCTCACGGAGGCTCCCTCACCCGTCGGCGAGCTGGGCGCGTGTCGCATCCGGGCTGGGGCGTGTGTCACACCTCCGAACGGTTACGTCACGGCGCGTCACGGCCTATCGTCATGGCCATGTTCGCCGCCTACGCAGCCCGCATCGACCGTGACCGGCCCCTCGACGGACTCGAACTGGGCGAACGCCCGGCCCCCGAGGCGCGGTCCGGATGGACCACCGTCCAGGTGAAGGCCGCTTCGCTCAACCATCACGACCTCTGGTCCCTCCGCGGCGTCGGCCTCGCCGAGGACAAGCTGCCCATGATCCTCGGCTGCGACGCCGCGGGCATCGACCAGGACGGCAACGAGGTCGTCCTGCACTCCGTCATCGGCCAGACGGGGCACGGCGTCGGACCGGACGAGCCGCGCTCCATCCTCACCGAGCGCTATCAGGGCACCTTCGCGGAGCTGGTCACCGTCCCCAGCTGGAACGTGCTGCCCAAGCCGAAGGAACTCACCTTCGAGCAGGCCGCCTGTCTGCCGACCGCCTGGCTGACGGCCTACCGGATGCTGTTCACCAACGCCGGGGTGCGGCCCGGCGACTCCGTCCTCGTGCAGGGTGCCGGCGGCGGTGTGGCCACGGCGGCGATCGTGCTCGGCAAGGCCGCAGGGCTGCGGATGTTCGCCACCAGCCGCGACGAGGCCAAGCGCAAGCGGGCCGTCGAGCTGGGTGCGATGGAGGCCTACGAGCCGGGCGCGCGGCTGCCGAAGCGCGTCGACGCCGTCATCGAGACCGTCGGTGCCGCGACCTGGTCCCACTCGGTCAAGTCGCTGCGGCCCGGAGGCACCCTGGTCATCTCGGGTGCCACCAGCGGTGACCGGCCCGCGCACGCCGAGCTGACGCGCATCTTCTTCCTCGAGCTCAAGGTCGTCGGCTCGACGATGGGCTCCAAGGACGAGCTGGAGGACCTGCTCTCGTTCTGCGCGGCCACCGGGGTGCGGCCCGTCATCGACGCGACGCTGCCGCTCGACCGGGCCCGCGAAGGCTTCGAGCGGCTCGCCGCCGGAGACCTGTTCGGGAAGATCGTCCTCACTCCCTGATGAGTGCACCGGGGGAACTGCCCGCGCCCGGCGGCCTCACGCTGAGGACCTGGCGGGCCGACGACGCTCCGGCGCTGCTCCGCGCGTTCCGGCCCCTGGAGATGGCGCGGCAGGCGGGCCGGCCCGTCACGACCGGCGCCGAGGCGCTGGAGTGGGTCGCGGAGCGGGAGAGCGAACGGGCGGCCGGCACGGCGTACACCTGGGCGGTCGTCCGGGACGGAGTGCCGCTCGGCCATGTGTCCGTAGCGGCGGTGAACCGCGTCCATGACACCGGCTGGGTCTCGTACTGGACGGTCGAAGAGGCGCGCGGGACGGGCGTCGCCCTCGGGGGCGTGCGGGCACTCGCCCGCTGGGCCTTCGACGACCTGGGGCTCCACCGGCTGGAGCTCGGGCACCGTACGAACAATCCCGCGTCCTGCGCCGTGGCCGTCCGGGCCGGCTTCGTCCCCGAGGGCATCGACCGGGAGAAGCTCCGCTACGGGGATGTCCGGTACGACGTGGAGCGCCACGCGCGCCTCGCCACCGATCATGTCAATGAAGGTTGACAGAGGTCGCGTGTCAACGTAGGTTGACGTCATGACCGAAGCAACGGACCTCGCCGCCCGCGCCGGTGACCACGACCCGCGGGTCGGCCTGCGGGCCGTCGCCGCGCTGCGGCGGCTGCTCGAACAGCTCGAAGCCGTCCAGGTGAGAAGCGCCCGCGTCCAGGGATGGTCGTGGCAGGAGATTGCTGCCGAGCTCGGTGTCAGCAGGCAGGCCGTGCACAAGAAGTACGGGAGGCATTGATGTTCGAGCGATTCACCAAGGGCGCCCGGGCCGTCGTGACCGGCGCGGTGACCCACGCGGAACGGATCGGGGCGGACTCGGTCACGGAGGAGCACCTGCTGCTCTCCCTGCTGGACCAGGAGGGCAGCCGGGCCTCCCTCGCCGTCGCCTCCCTCGGACTCACCGGCCGACGCGCCTCCGTGGAGACGGCGCTCACGGAGGCGCGCCGCCGGGGTGGGCTCACCAGGGCCGACACCGAGGCGCTCGCCGGCATCGGCATCGATGTCGGCGAGATCGTGGCCCGGGTCGAGGGCGCCCACGGGGAAGGGGCGTTGGCGGGCGACCGCACGAACCGCCGGTGGCGGACCGGGCACCGCCCCTTCACGGGCGGCGCGAAGAGCATCCTGGAGAAGTCCCTGCGCATCGCGCTGGGTCGCCGGGACCGCTTCATCGGTGAGGAGCACCTGCTGCTTGCCCTGACCGCCTGCCCCGGCGTCGCCGCCGACGTACTCGCTGAACACGGTGCGACCTACGCGACGGTGGAGCGCGCGCTGTACGGCGGCGAGGGCGGGGGCCAGGCCCGGGCGAGCTGACCTCGGCTCCACCGGCCGGACCGTGCCTCGCGGTCCGGACCGCGCCCCACCGGCGGCCGGTGTCCGGCCGGTCGGGGCGCGTACGGGGTCAGGTGGTGCCGGACGCGCCCTTCGCCCCGCCGGACCTACCGCGCAGCAGTGAGTCGATGTGGGTGGCGGCTGCGGCCAGATGGCCGCGGGCCTCCGACAGCTGGGCCTCGCTGACCCCGCGGTCCCGGGCGGCGTCACGGATGTCGTCCCGGAAGCGGTCCAGCAGGCGGTCCAGGTCGCGGGCCGGATCGCCGGTACTCGCGGTGTCGGCCGCCCACTCGATGTCCGGCTCCTCGGGCGCGGGCCGGCTGTACGAGGGCCAGGTGCCGGTCCTGGCGAAGCCGCCGAGCTGGCCGGTGATCTCGGCCAGTCCGTCCCGCACCCCAGCGGGCCAGTCGCCCCGCGCGAAGTGCTCCTGGACCTGGCGCGCGGCGTTCTGCACCTGCTCCCGCGCCTTCTCGTGTGCCTCCTGGGCCTGACGGCGGGCCTGTTCCGCGTCCTCACGGGCCTTGCGGGACTCGTCCTTCGCCCTGCGGGCCTGTTCCTTCCACTCCTGCTTGGCCTTCCGCAGCTCCTCCTTCGCCGTGCGCCAGGCCTCCTTCTCCCCGAAACCGGGATCCCAGCCGCTCCTGTCGCCCGAAGAGGTGTGGCGGGACTCGGAGGCCGCGGCACGCATCTCGCTGCGGAGGCGGCCCGCCGCGCCCCGTACGTCCTCACGGATCTCGGCGGCGAGCTCGGAGACGGACTCCCGGATCTCCAGCTCCAGATCGGCCAGTTCGCCACCCCGGCCTGCCAGCTCGGCGCGCCCGGCGTCGGTGATGGAGTAGACCTTGCGGCCGCCCTCGGTGGCGTGGGTGACCAGACCCTCGGCCTCGAGCTTGGCCAGCCGCGGATAGACGGTGCCGGCCGAGGGTGCGTACAGCCCCTGGAAGCGCTCCTCCAGGAGGCGGATCACCTCGTACCCGTGACGGGGTGCCTCGTCCAGCAGCTTGAGGAGGTAGAGGCGGAGGCGTCCGTGGGCGAATACGGGGGCCATGTCAGAGCACCTTTCCGGTCGGCTCGGCATCGTGGGCGTGGTCCTGGGCGGGGGGACGGCGCAACAGGGCGATCGAACCCGAGACGGTGGTCGCCTTCAGTCTTCCCGTGCCCGCTCCCAGCGTTCCGGTGATCTTCTTCGCTCCCCACTGGCCCCCCACGCGCAGGTCCTCGAAGGCGTTGGAAATGGTGCCGCCGGCGGTGTTCGCCTCGACCTTCGCGTCCGCCGGGTGCGGCAGCCGGACGGCGATCTCGCCGGACACCGAGGTCAGCCTGATGTCCGTCGGCTGCGACGAGGTGCCGAGATCGAGCACCATGTGGCCCGTGACGGACTCCGCGCGGACCGAGGTGCCGGTGCCCTCGACGACCGTCAGATCGCCCGACACGGACTGGAAGTGGAGGTCGCCGGTGACGGTCTGGGCCTCCAGGCCGCCGGACACGGTCTCGGCCCTGACGGCTCCCGAAAGGCCTACCAGGGTGCTGTCGCCGGAGATGCCGCTCAGCTCGGTGCGCCCTCGGATCCCCGAGACGACCGCCTCGGCCCCGATCGCCCCGACCTTCACCGCCGCGCCCGCGGGCACGCTGAGGGAGACCACAGCACTGCGGCGCGGACGTCGGTGGTCGAGCCAGGTGAGGAACCCCTGCCACGGCAGGTCCTCGTAGGTGACGGTGAGGATGCCCCCTCGCAGGGTCACGATCAGCGGTGGCCCGTCGATCGCCGACACCTCCAGACGGGCTGTGGGCTCGTCCGTGCCGACGATGTTGATCGCACCGTCGACGACGCGCACGTCGAGTGCGGTCACCGGTTCGTCGAAGGCGAGCCTTCGGGGCTCGGCGACGGTCCACGTCGACTCAGGCATGGATCTGACCTCCCGCTGGGTGGCATGACGCAATATATCGCGTCTCCTGGGAACACGATATATCGTGGATCGCGGAAGTCAAGGGTGGAATCGAGAGGGTGCTCGCGGAGCAAGGGGCAATCGCATAAAAGCGCTCATATATGGCTGAACTGCCCTAGCGTATGGACCATGACCACGACATCCGTGGGCGCCCTGCTGCTGTGCCGGGCCGACCCCGAGACCGTACGGCCCGTGGCCCATCTGCTGCAGGAGCGCATGCTGCTCGTGCCCGCCGGGGACGGCTGGAGTGTGCTCGTCCCCGAGGGGAAGCCCTGGCGCAAGCACGTCCCGGAGGGCAGCGCGGGAACGGCGGCCGACGGGAACGCGGGAGCGCCGGCCGGCGGGAGCCCCGGGAGCGCGGCCGACGGGGGCGCCGAACCCGTCGACCGTGTCGTCGGAGGATGGGCCA contains:
- a CDS encoding NAD(P)-dependent malic enzyme; the encoded protein is MAAEIVNPRSDSKTHGTAGPIGADEPFDPAFALHRGGKMAVQATVPIRDKDDLSLAYTPGVAKVCSAIAENPELVHDYTWKSQVVAVVTDGTAVLGLGDIGPEASLPVMEGKAILFKQFGGVDAVPIALATTDADEIVDTVVRLAPSFGGVNLEDISAPRCFEIERKLQERLDIPVFHDDQHGTAVVTLAALRNAAKLSGRTLGDLRAVISGAGAAGVAIAKFLLEAGIGDVAVADRKGIVSGDRDDLTDVKRELAEITNRAGITGPLETALAGADVFIGVSGGTVPEPAVASMAPGAFVFAMANPNPEVHPDVAHKYAAVVATGRSDYPNQINNVLAFPGIFAGALQVRASRITEGMKIAAANALADVVGDELAADYVIPSPFDERVAPAVTAAVAAAARAEGVARR
- a CDS encoding zinc-binding dehydrogenase; the protein is MFAAYAARIDRDRPLDGLELGERPAPEARSGWTTVQVKAASLNHHDLWSLRGVGLAEDKLPMILGCDAAGIDQDGNEVVLHSVIGQTGHGVGPDEPRSILTERYQGTFAELVTVPSWNVLPKPKELTFEQAACLPTAWLTAYRMLFTNAGVRPGDSVLVQGAGGGVATAAIVLGKAAGLRMFATSRDEAKRKRAVELGAMEAYEPGARLPKRVDAVIETVGAATWSHSVKSLRPGGTLVISGATSGDRPAHAELTRIFFLELKVVGSTMGSKDELEDLLSFCAATGVRPVIDATLPLDRAREGFERLAAGDLFGKIVLTP
- a CDS encoding GNAT family N-acetyltransferase → MSAPGELPAPGGLTLRTWRADDAPALLRAFRPLEMARQAGRPVTTGAEALEWVAERESERAAGTAYTWAVVRDGVPLGHVSVAAVNRVHDTGWVSYWTVEEARGTGVALGGVRALARWAFDDLGLHRLELGHRTNNPASCAVAVRAGFVPEGIDREKLRYGDVRYDVERHARLATDHVNEG
- a CDS encoding sigma factor-like helix-turn-helix DNA-binding protein gives rise to the protein MTEATDLAARAGDHDPRVGLRAVAALRRLLEQLEAVQVRSARVQGWSWQEIAAELGVSRQAVHKKYGRH
- a CDS encoding Clp protease N-terminal domain-containing protein, translated to MFERFTKGARAVVTGAVTHAERIGADSVTEEHLLLSLLDQEGSRASLAVASLGLTGRRASVETALTEARRRGGLTRADTEALAGIGIDVGEIVARVEGAHGEGALAGDRTNRRWRTGHRPFTGGAKSILEKSLRIALGRRDRFIGEEHLLLALTACPGVAADVLAEHGATYATVERALYGGEGGGQARAS
- a CDS encoding PadR family transcriptional regulator, whose product is MAPVFAHGRLRLYLLKLLDEAPRHGYEVIRLLEERFQGLYAPSAGTVYPRLAKLEAEGLVTHATEGGRKVYSITDAGRAELAGRGGELADLELEIRESVSELAAEIREDVRGAAGRLRSEMRAAASESRHTSSGDRSGWDPGFGEKEAWRTAKEELRKAKQEWKEQARRAKDESRKAREDAEQARRQAQEAHEKAREQVQNAARQVQEHFARGDWPAGVRDGLAEITGQLGGFARTGTWPSYSRPAPEEPDIEWAADTASTGDPARDLDRLLDRFRDDIRDAARDRGVSEAQLSEARGHLAAAATHIDSLLRGRSGGAKGASGTT
- a CDS encoding DUF4097 family beta strand repeat-containing protein, yielding MPESTWTVAEPRRLAFDEPVTALDVRVVDGAINIVGTDEPTARLEVSAIDGPPLIVTLRGGILTVTYEDLPWQGFLTWLDHRRPRRSAVVSLSVPAGAAVKVGAIGAEAVVSGIRGRTELSGISGDSTLVGLSGAVRAETVSGGLEAQTVTGDLHFQSVSGDLTVVEGTGTSVRAESVTGHMVLDLGTSSQPTDIRLTSVSGEIAVRLPHPADAKVEANTAGGTISNAFEDLRVGGQWGAKKITGTLGAGTGRLKATTVSGSIALLRRPPAQDHAHDAEPTGKVL